CGGCCTGGGCATTACCGAACGCAGAAAAAACATGGCAGGTGTGTTCCGACCGGTTACTCGCAATTCCCACCGGATCAGCGGCAGGGTCGTGCTGGTCGACGATGTGCTGACGACCGGAGCTACTATGGTGGCCGCAGCCTCGGCGCTCAAGGAGGCTGGTGTGGACGAAGTGGCGTTTGCGGTCGTGGCCGTTACAGAAGAAAAAGAGTAGCGCTTCATGGATCTGTTTTACGTACTTCCGCATCAGCTCGATCTCGACCGCGGGCGTGCCTCGATCGGTGGAGAGGAGTTTCACCACCTCGCGCGCGTGCTGCGCTGCCGCGAAGGCGACACGGTGCCTGTGACCGACGGCGCGGGGCTTTCAGCAGAGCTGGTGGTCGAGTCAATCGGCAAGAGCGAGCTGCAAGGCTCGATCCGTAACCCGCGCCGCGTGCCGCCGCCGGAGACGCGCGTGTCGGTGGCCATGTCGCTTCTGAAAGCCCCCCAGCGCTTCGATTTCTTTCTTGAAAAAGCGACCGAGCTGGGCATCGACCGCATCATTCCCATCATCACACAGCGAACGGTTTCAACCCCCGATCTCAAAAAAATTGACCGTAAAGCCGAGCGGTGGCGCAACATCGTGCATTCGGCCGCCCGTCAGAGCCGCCGGTATTACCTGCCCGAGCTGAGCACGCCGTGCTCGTTTCAGGAGGCGCTTCAGCTTGAAGGCTACGACCTCCGGCTGATCGCCCACGAGTCGGAAGAGGCATTCGGGCCTTTCGAACCGGCCGGGCAGTGCGTGCTGTTTTTCATCGGTCCGGAAGGAGGCTTCAGCGAAGCGGAAATTGCCGCTGCCGCGCAGTCCGGCGTCAGGCCAGTCTCCTTCGGCGCCTCGGTGCTCAGGGCCGAAACCGCCGGGGTGTTCGCGGTGGCGCTGGTTCGGGCTGCACTTCTTGGCCTGCCCGGCGCCCGGCAGCTCTGAGGCGTTCCTCTCTTTTTGCACAATGGCGGCGGCTGTGTACATTGAAGACGATTCCAGATGACCGGAGATGACTTCTGAACCAGTTGCAACGCTATGTCACGGGTGAATACACCGCAATTCAACAAAATCGTCGTCCTTGTGGCGGCATTGTTGATTTCTGCGCTTTTTCTTGCCATGATCCGTCACTTTCTGGTGACCATTCTACTGGCAGGTATCTTCGCCGGCCTGGCTTATCCTCTGTTCAGCCGCTTCCTTTCGCTGTCGGGCGAACGCCGAAGTCTTAGCGCCATCCTGACGCTCACCATTTTTTTCCTGATCGTGTTTATGCCGCTGGTAGCTGTTTTTTCCATCGTGGTGGGACAGGCGATTTCTTTGAGCAAGACGGTCATCCCGCTGGTGCGCGATCAGCTTCAGGATCCCGAAGCTTTGCCGAGTCTTATTTCGGGCCTGCCCTTTTACCATGACATTGAAAAATATAGCGACCTGATTCTCGGGCGAATCGCTGAAGTTCTCGGTAATCTCGGTACGACGGTTATCAGCAGCTTTTCAGCGTTTACCTGGTCGGCACTTTATGATATAGCGCTCTTCATCATCTTCTGGTACACGATGTTCTTTCTGCTCAGAGACGGTCACACGCTCATGGCAAAAATCCAGAACTATCTCCCTCTGGCCGAGAATGATCAGAAGCGTTTGCTCGACCGTTTCGTTTCGGTGACTAGGGCTTCGCTGAAAGGTTCGCTGATCATTGCCGTGGTGCAGGGCAGTCTTGCCGGCTTGGCGTTCCATGTTGCAGGTATCGAAAATGCTGTGTTCTGGGGCGCTATCATGGCGATGCTCTCGATTCTGCCGCTCATCGGTTCGCCGCTGATCTGGGTGCCGGCGGTGATCATCCAGGCGTTTTCGGGCAACTACGTGGAGGCGATCGGCTTGCTCCTGTTCTGCAGCATTGTGGTCGGGCAGATCGACAATGTGATGCGTCCGATTCTGGTTGGCCGCGATACCAGCATGCACGAGCTGTTCATCTTTTTCGGCACACTCGGCGGTATCGGCATGTTCGGCCTGCCCGGCTTCATCATCGGGCCGGTCGTGGCGGCCCTCTTCGTGACGGTGTGGGATATTTACGGAGAGACCTTCAGCGAGCCGCTTGTGGAAGGGCATTCAGCCGGTCAGGCGGCTGGAGGCGATGGTTCGACGCCTTAAGATCGTTGACGGACATATCTGAAAAGCAATAAAAAAAGCCGATCCGGTTCTGTCCAGGTCGGCTTTTTTTTATGAAGTCCGGTTGCTGCGGAAGTTCAATCAGTCAACTCTCACGACCTCTTCGGCGGCGAAGAAGAACGCACCCTCGATGGCTGCGTTCTCGGCAGAGTCCGAGCCGTGGACGATGTTTTCGCCCTTGCTGTCGGCGTAGAGCTTGCGGACGGTGCCCTCTGCGGCTTCAGCCGGATCGGTCGCGCCGATCAGCGTGCGGAAGTCTGCGACGGCATTCTCTTTTTCGAGAATCATCGGCACGCACGGGCCGGAGGACATGAACTCGACCAGCTCGCCGTAGAACGGGCGCTCTTTGTGCACGGCATAAAATGCGCCGGCAGTCTCTTTGGTGAGGCGGGTTTTCTTCATCGCCACGATGCGGAAACCGGCGCGTTCGATTTTGTCGGTCACGGCGCCGATGAGCTGCTTGCGCACGCAGTCAGGCTTAAGGATGGTAAGGGTACGTTCCATTGTGGAGGTCTGTATTTTGTATTGCTGAAAGGCGTTTGAAAAACCTGTCGCCCCGCAACAGCGGGAGCATGGCACGTTGTCAAAGTGCTCTGAAAAGGCTGCTCGCGAAGATACAAAAAAGATTCGGATTCAGGCAACGCGCGTTCTGCCGCCCCGTACCTCAAGACTCGTCGATGCGGGCGAGCAGATCTTTCATGGGCTGGTAGGTGATCGGCAGAAAGTCGCTGTAGGCCAGTAGTACCGTGCCCTGTTCGTCGATCAGCACATAGGCTCGTTGCGACATGCCGAGGAACCCGAGCGCGTCGTAGGCCTTTGCAGCCGAATGGGCCTCGTCGCTCAGCAGCAGGAATGGAAGCTCGTGCTTTTCGGCGAACTGCCTGTGCGACTCCGGGCTGTCGCCGCTGATGCCGATGACCTCGATGCCCCGCTGGGTGAACTGCGTCACATTGTTGCGGTAGTCGCACAGCTGAGCGGTGCAGACCGGAGTGTCGTCCCCAGGGTAGAAAATCAGCAGCACCTTTTTGCCCTTAAATTCCGACAGGGAAACCATCTTTCCTTGAGCGTCCGGCAGCGAAAACTCCGGAGCTTGCTTGCCTTTTTCAATCATGATGTTCTCTCTTTTTCCGTTATGTTTGCGGCGTTTTTCTCATTCATTTTTACAAGAATGCGCCCCACGCGCTTTCCGTTCATTTTGATGACCCTGAACGTGATGCCTTTCCATTCGATTGTGTCGGAAACCGATGGCACCTCTCCGAGCCGGGTCATCATGAAGCCGCTCATGGTGTCGTAATTCGGCTCGTTCTGGTCGAAAAAATTGTCGGCATCGAGCCTGAACGCTGAAATGAACTCATCGACCGGCAACATGCCGTCAACGATCCAGGTGCGCTGGCTTCTCTGCACGATCCGCCGGTCGATGATGGCCGGGTCGTCTGCCGGAACGTCGCCGACGATGCTTTCCAGCACGTCGGTCAGTGTGATCGCTCCCTGCACCGAACCGTGTTCGTCGATGATGATGGCCATGTGCGCGCGGTTCTTTTTGAAGATTTCAAGCACCTGGAAAGCCGGTACCGATTCGGGTACGAAAAGCGGCACCTTCATCGAGTTGCGGATTGCGGTTTTGATGCTGCCGTTGCCGGAGAGGCGGAAGTTGACCAGATCGAGCGAGCGAACCACGCCGAGCAGCTCGTCAAGGCTGCCTTCGGCGACCGGAAAGCGCGAGCGCCCGCTGGCCTTGATGCGGTTGATCAGCTCGGCTTCGGGCAGCTCCAGATCGAGCCATTCGATTTCGGTGCGGGGCGTCATGATGGCGCTGGCCCGCTTGTCGCTCATCCGGAAAATGCGCTCGATCATGTCGTACTCAACCGATTCGAACACCCCTTTCTTTGTACCCTTGCGGATCATGAGCATTACGTCCTCGTCGCTGACGGACGGTTTTTCGGCCGTGTCGATGCCGAGTATTCTGAGGAGCAGTCGTGTCGAAGCTCTGGCCAGAAACACCGCCGGGGCGCTGAGGGTCAAGAGCAGATCCATTGCGCCGGTAACCTTGAGGGCGATGGTTTCGGGATGGCGAAGGGCGATCTTTTTCGGAAGCAGCGAGCCGAACACCAGGCTTAGGTAGCTCAGCGACAGAGTCACCACGGTGAGTGCGATCGGCAGGTGGTAAGCTGCGGGAAGGGTCGTCTTGGCCAGGAGTGTAGCGAAGGCTTCGGAAAAAAACAGGCCGCCGAGTACGCCCGTCGTGATGCTGATGAGGGTGATGGCGGCTTTCATGGAGGAGAGCAGCTCGCTGGCGTTGTCGAGCAGCTGGAGCACGCGCTGTGCTGTCGGATAGCCAGCCGCAAGAAGCTCGCGAAGTCGCGCCGGACTGGATGAAATGATGGCGAACTCCGACAACGAAAGGGCTCCGTTGAAAAGGATCAGAAGCAGAATAACGATCGCTTCGGCGCTGTAGGCATTCATTGGTTAACGGTGAAATGATTCTTCCCGTCAATGTCGAACAACATCGTATCGGGGAGTTGTCATGTCGTAAGAGCAGAACTTTCAACACTATAACCAGTCTGCATGCCTGAACGTTCAGGCTTCTTTTTTCAGGGCGATGTCCTTTGCGCAAAACCGGTCAGCCTGTCCCGGTCGTGGCCGGTTTTTGTGCAGATAAACACGCGCCATGATCTTTATGACTGCCGGCTTGACCGGAGGGTATATTATGTGTAACATCACCATGACAACGAGTGTTTTTCCGTGTTTTCTTCTTATACAACTTTCTTGCCTTTGCGTTGCAATCGAGACGCGCAGAGGGAGGCAGCTCAAACCATTACCGGCAGGCCCAGCCATGAAACAGCGTCACTTCTCTTTTCGTCTCACTTTGCTGTTTGCGTTCTTTACTCTTTCTCTCGCAGCCTGTGATCAGCAGGAGTCCGAACCCAAACCTTCAGCCCTGTACGAGGAGGCTCAACGCCTTGAAGGCCGGAAAAACTATTCGGAAGCGCTTGATTACTATAACCGCGGGCTGGCTGCTGATACGCTGAAGGGCTTCAGTGCGGAGGCGCTCGAAGCGTTGTGCCGGAAAGGGCGCATCGAGTTCCTGACCGGTCGTTACCAGGCGGCGTTCACTACCTGGCAGAGTATTGAAGCCCATGCTGCGGCAGGAAAGCTTAGCGACTCCCTGCGCACGGCCGCTGGGCTGGACACGGCGCAGATGTATGCTGAACTTGGCCGTTACGGCAAGGCGGCATCGATCATGGAATCTCTCGGCAGTGCCGACCAGTGGCAGCGTTACCAAACCGCGGTGTACCGGTTCAAGGCCGGTAAGATCGATGAGGCATCGCAATGGTATCAGAAATTGTCGGCGTCCGGCGATCCGTCTGTCAGAATGGCCGCCCTCTCCGGACTGCTCGATTGCGCCCTTGTTGCTCCCGCCACCGCGCCGGACAACCCGGAGCATTATGCAGCTCAAATTGCTGCCGTATCGGCGAAGGTGATGAGAATGAATGCAACCCCCATGGTGAAAATCCGCTCGTTGCGCATTGCCGCCAAGAGCCTTCTGCAGCTTGAATCGCAGCAGCGGAATGCCAGCTATCTGCTGTTCCGTGCGCTGGCGATCGCTCAGGAGAAAGGATTGTCGAGGCTTGTGCCGATTCTCCAATACGAATCCAATGCGGTCATCGTGCGCAAGCCCGACACCTACCGCAATGTCATCGCCTATTTCGGATCGAAAAACATGCAGTATGCCAAAGCCGCAGCCCTGTGCAAGCTTGGCACCTGCGAAGAGCTAACCCCGGCCGAGCGCATCACGGCGCTGCGCAGTGCGCTGACCACCAGCCAGTATTACGGCATTCCGGCCACTGCGACCGGCTATCTGAAGATGGTCAGGGAGGCCACACGCCAGCTCGATGATCTCCTGATTGCCAGCGGCCGCTTTGTCGAACTGTTCGATGTCAGCGGTCAGGATGATGCTCTTGAAACCCGCTCCCGCATGCAGGCCGCGATTTCCGAATTCCGCCTGCCGGCCGGGCATGAGGCTTTGCAGAACGAAATTATCAGCGTGACGACTGATATTTCGGGGCTGCTCCAGCGAAAAATCGACATGAACGAGCAGGGAGAAGGGTTCCGTTATGCAGCCCTTATTGACAAGTCGATCACCGAAAAGCAGGGGCGGCTGATCGAGCTGCTTGCCGAAGTCTCGAAGATTGACAGCCATGTGGCTTCGAATCTGCAATCGGAGCCGCTCACCCTGAACACCCTGCGCCAAAGGCTTCAGCCCGACGAGGCGCTGGTCAGGTTTTTTGCCGGGGATTCGAGCACGACGGCAATCATGGTCAGCAACCGGGAAATGCAGATCGAGACATCGCCGGTAACGGCTGACGAACTGAAAGCGCAGTTTGGCGCATTGCAACGACGCGTTCGAACCATCGGAATCAGCAAGGACTCCAGGCTTCTGTCCGATCAGGGGCGCATCTGGTTGACCGATTCGCTGTTGAAAACCATGAGCACCAGGCTTGCCTCCTACCGCCATCTGATTTTCGT
This portion of the Chlorobaculum parvum NCIB 8327 genome encodes:
- a CDS encoding 16S rRNA (uracil(1498)-N(3))-methyltransferase, with the protein product MDLFYVLPHQLDLDRGRASIGGEEFHHLARVLRCREGDTVPVTDGAGLSAELVVESIGKSELQGSIRNPRRVPPPETRVSVAMSLLKAPQRFDFFLEKATELGIDRIIPIITQRTVSTPDLKKIDRKAERWRNIVHSAARQSRRYYLPELSTPCSFQEALQLEGYDLRLIAHESEEAFGPFEPAGQCVLFFIGPEGGFSEAEIAAAAQSGVRPVSFGASVLRAETAGVFAVALVRAALLGLPGARQL
- a CDS encoding AI-2E family transporter; amino-acid sequence: MSRVNTPQFNKIVVLVAALLISALFLAMIRHFLVTILLAGIFAGLAYPLFSRFLSLSGERRSLSAILTLTIFFLIVFMPLVAVFSIVVGQAISLSKTVIPLVRDQLQDPEALPSLISGLPFYHDIEKYSDLILGRIAEVLGNLGTTVISSFSAFTWSALYDIALFIIFWYTMFFLLRDGHTLMAKIQNYLPLAENDQKRLLDRFVSVTRASLKGSLIIAVVQGSLAGLAFHVAGIENAVFWGAIMAMLSILPLIGSPLIWVPAVIIQAFSGNYVEAIGLLLFCSIVVGQIDNVMRPILVGRDTSMHELFIFFGTLGGIGMFGLPGFIIGPVVAALFVTVWDIYGETFSEPLVEGHSAGQAAGGDGSTP
- a CDS encoding nucleoside-diphosphate kinase, which codes for MERTLTILKPDCVRKQLIGAVTDKIERAGFRIVAMKKTRLTKETAGAFYAVHKERPFYGELVEFMSSGPCVPMILEKENAVADFRTLIGATDPAEAAEGTVRKLYADSKGENIVHGSDSAENAAIEGAFFFAAEEVVRVD
- a CDS encoding peroxiredoxin, whose translation is MIEKGKQAPEFSLPDAQGKMVSLSEFKGKKVLLIFYPGDDTPVCTAQLCDYRNNVTQFTQRGIEVIGISGDSPESHRQFAEKHELPFLLLSDEAHSAAKAYDALGFLGMSQRAYVLIDEQGTVLLAYSDFLPITYQPMKDLLARIDES
- a CDS encoding hemolysin family protein — encoded protein: MNAYSAEAIVILLLILFNGALSLSEFAIISSSPARLRELLAAGYPTAQRVLQLLDNASELLSSMKAAITLISITTGVLGGLFFSEAFATLLAKTTLPAAYHLPIALTVVTLSLSYLSLVFGSLLPKKIALRHPETIALKVTGAMDLLLTLSAPAVFLARASTRLLLRILGIDTAEKPSVSDEDVMLMIRKGTKKGVFESVEYDMIERIFRMSDKRASAIMTPRTEIEWLDLELPEAELINRIKASGRSRFPVAEGSLDELLGVVRSLDLVNFRLSGNGSIKTAIRNSMKVPLFVPESVPAFQVLEIFKKNRAHMAIIIDEHGSVQGAITLTDVLESIVGDVPADDPAIIDRRIVQRSQRTWIVDGMLPVDEFISAFRLDADNFFDQNEPNYDTMSGFMMTRLGEVPSVSDTIEWKGITFRVIKMNGKRVGRILVKMNEKNAANITEKERTS
- a CDS encoding tetratricopeptide repeat protein; the encoded protein is MKQRHFSFRLTLLFAFFTLSLAACDQQESEPKPSALYEEAQRLEGRKNYSEALDYYNRGLAADTLKGFSAEALEALCRKGRIEFLTGRYQAAFTTWQSIEAHAAAGKLSDSLRTAAGLDTAQMYAELGRYGKAASIMESLGSADQWQRYQTAVYRFKAGKIDEASQWYQKLSASGDPSVRMAALSGLLDCALVAPATAPDNPEHYAAQIAAVSAKVMRMNATPMVKIRSLRIAAKSLLQLESQQRNASYLLFRALAIAQEKGLSRLVPILQYESNAVIVRKPDTYRNVIAYFGSKNMQYAKAAALCKLGTCEELTPAERITALRSALTTSQYYGIPATATGYLKMVREATRQLDDLLIASGRFVELFDVSGQDDALETRSRMQAAISEFRLPAGHEALQNEIISVTTDISGLLQRKIDMNEQGEGFRYAALIDKSITEKQGRLIELLAEVSKIDSHVASNLQSEPLTLNTLRQRLQPDEALVRFFAGDSSTTAIMVSNREMQIETSPVTADELKAQFGALQRRVRTIGISKDSRLLSDQGRIWLTDSLLKTMSTRLASYRHLIFVSEQPQPFHLLGRDELLGRGRQVTYLISPNEAVSAKPADGKQDAVAGIEFFNANRIENAQIHKLFHPGDQVILFWKPLSDREIERLKTALEKAPAANRSAAGFLKLFADGDNTENGQVWFWIGAYGVD